One window from the genome of Cricetulus griseus strain 17A/GY chromosome 2, alternate assembly CriGri-PICRH-1.0, whole genome shotgun sequence encodes:
- the Eef1b2 gene encoding elongation factor 1-beta, protein MGFGDLKTPAGLQVLNDYLADKSYIEGYVPSQADVAVFEAVSGPPPADLCHALRWYNHIKSYEKEKASLPGVKKSLGKYGPASVEDTTGSGTADAKDDDDIDLFGSDDEEESEEAKRLREERLAQYESKKAKKPAVVAKSSILLDVKPWDDETDMTKLEECVRSIQADGLVWGSSKLVPVGYGIKKLQIQCVVEDDKVGTDMLEEQITAFEDYVQSMDVAAFNKI, encoded by the exons ATGGGTTTCGGAGACCTGAAAACCCCCGCGGGCCTCCAGGTGCTCAATGATTACCTGGCGGACAAGAGCTACATCGAGGG GTACGTGCCATCGCAAGCAGATGTGGCCGTCTTTGAAGCCGTCTCTGGTCCTCCGCCCGCTGACCTGTGTCATGCTCTGCGCTGGTATAACCACATCAAGTCTTACgagaaagagaaagccag CCTGCCAGGAGTGAAGAAATCTCTGGGCAAGTATGGCCCTGCCAGTGTGGAAGACACCACAGGAAGTGGAACTGCGGATGCTAAAGATGATGATGACATTGATCTCTTCGGATCAGATGATGAGGAG GAAAGCGAAGAAGCAAAGAGGCTCCGAGAAGAGCGCCTTGCACAGTATGAATCAAAGAAAGCTAAAA AGCCTGCGGTTGTTGCCAAGTCTTCCATCTTACTAGATGTGAAGCCTTGGGATGATGAGACAGACATGACAAAATTAGAGGAGTGTGTCAGAAGCATTCAAGCAGATGGCTTGGTGTGGGGCTCTT CCAAGTTGGTTCCGGTGGGATATGGAATTAAAAAGCTTCAGATCCAGTGTGTAGTTGAAGATGACAAAGTTGGAACAGATATGCTAGAGGAGCAGATTACTGCCTTTGAGGACTACGTGCAGTCCATGGATGTGGCTGcttttaacaaaatttaa
- the Gpr1 gene encoding G-protein coupled receptor 1, producing the protein MEISKETVFDEYENYSYTLDYYSPESDLEEDMHLGILHWISLMLYVLAFVLGIPGNAIVIWFMGFKWKKTVSTLWFLNLAIADFIFVLFLPLYVSYVALSFHWPFGLWLCKANSFIALLNMFSSVFFLTVISLDHYFRLIHPVLSHRHRTLKNSLVVAVFVWLLASLLGGPNLYFRDTLEVNNHIICYNNFQDPDLTLMRHHVLTWVKFLFGYLFPLLTMSFCYLCLIFKVKKRNIPMSSKQFWTILCVVIAFMVCWTPYHLFSIWELTMYHNSSFQHVLQGGLPLSTGLAFLNSCLNPILYVLISKKFQTHFRASTAEILKHSLWEVSCHGTASEQIRSAETKSLSSLETAQLSTLFPEISVESPCEPNNKSF; encoded by the coding sequence ATGGAAATCTCAAAGGAAACGGTATTTGATGAGTATGAGAACTATTCCTATACCTTGGACTATTACTCCCCGGAGTCTGACTTGGAGGAGGACATGCACCTGGGAATTCTTCACTGGATATCCCTGATGTTATATGTCCTAGCATTTGTCCTGGGAATTCCAGGAAACGCCATTGTCATTTGGTTCATGGGCTTCAAGTGGAAGAAGACAGTCTCTACTCTTTGGTTCCTCAATCTGGCCATTGcagatttcatttttgttctctTCCTGCCCCTGTATGTCTCCTATGTGGCGTTGAGTTTCCACTGGCCCTTTGGCCTGTGGCTGTGCAAGGCTAATTCTTTCATTGCCCTGCTGAACATGTTTTCTAGTGTTTTCTTCCTGACAGTGATCAGCCTAGACCACTATTTCCGTTTGATCCATCCTGTCTTGTCTCATCGGCACCGAACCCTAAAGAACTCACTGGTCGTTGCTGTATTTGTGTGGCTTTTGGCTTCTCTGCTTGGAGGTCCTAACCTGTACTTCCGGGACACTCTGGAGGTCAATAACCACATTATTTGTTATAACAATTTCCAGGACCCCGACCTCACCTTGATGAGACATCACGTTCTAACCTGGGTGAAGTTCCTTTTTGGCTACCTCTTCCCTTTGCTGACAATGAGCTTCTGCTACTTGTGTCTCATCTTCAAGGTGAAGAAGCGAAACATTCCAATGTCTAGTAAGCAGTTTTGGACAATCCTCTGTGTGGTCATTGCCTTCATGGTCTGCTGGACTCCTTATCACCTGTTTAGCATTTGGGAACTCACCATGTACCACAACAGCTCTTTCCAGCACGTGCTGCAGGGTGGACTCCCTCTCTCTACCGGCTTGGCATTCCTCAATAGCTGCTTGAACCCCATCCTTTACGTTCTAATTAGCAAGAAGTTCCAAACTCACTTCCGGGCCTctactgctgagatactaaagcATTCACTGTGGGAAGTCAGCTGCCATGGCACAGCCAGTGAACAGATCAGGAGCGCTGAAACCAAGAGCCTGTCTTCCCTAGAAACAGCCCAATTGAGTACCCTGTTCCCAGAAATCAGTGTGGAGTCGCCCTGTGAGCCTAATAACAAATCCTTTTAG